A single Ciona intestinalis chromosome 14, KH, whole genome shotgun sequence DNA region contains:
- the LOC100177586 gene encoding serine/threonine-protein kinase PLK4-like isoform X1, translating into MRLPFLKDVKNLLEFTFSRSNLVSILFFIYTMPHKVAKKLYNSHSDQMPPYGSTIAEYEVLNLIGRGAFACVYRAKCRQSNRGVAIKMIDKRSMRKSGMVSRVRSEVEIHAQLKHPSILELHHCFEDADHVYLILELCMKGELNRFLKSQGNSLCEQQVREFMVQIVEGMLYLHAHGILHRDITLANMLLDDNCHIKIADFGLATRLALPTDKHFTMCGTPNFISPEIATRSAHGLESDVWSLGCMFYTFLVGVPPFDTDAVKSTLNRVVLGNFTIPENISQQASDLITKMLRKDPQDRISLSAVLDHPFMKPDTLKGREASVDSGHATMTTNSTNNYSRQGTLHHQQPSFTESRRQPPRTRPIVALPPQKLEPVLDIGSTYEESYDERRPAAKNGFGRPENTDTRRQWASRTRDMPGNRPPMWRQPEDRGENPHDVRHVHGDGSWGQRTDSFTSGTLPSKPRSHYSQGRHDRYKSRNSTLSIESSSTGSARRYPREPQSNDVTGYDDTLQGKFPDASTMRPDDLFYPPGGSFQPYQAKYEPGCYKSNTSNYSRPRHPPSPPVRDYTADDSEYHDIQRQGDPAHRSFKQNDINRSSSMQNVSQTEDSLLRPNVTRGSRSASSRRYKDSSIANSDPAESDRTSARDYNHHSSSHGAVRGRTADRMRKHADYAPPKPERSQCNISSENKHTQSHNWYNGKQTQEQHNNRTIDRTPNQDKGNDVTEQSHTQLKDARTKSSSNMYSKPPKPHHSVHSHTSSNTRRAEAKSRDLPNINSCRLRTIRQKAKNSMVSILQNGEVCLEIVNSKTGKDIVTEVLCVSDNGNSIKIFSPTTKEQSGYILSKQPPIPPDSTNTYEKSTLPDKYHNKYKYLARFVQLVRSKTPKVTLFTKQAKCMLMENAPEADLEACFYNGAKVQQSKGKTMIIDQTGKLITLDSQDLRRLPLDQNCEAIANLTPEYQDMLTHALTSRQKALDIESAISVVEENSGNDSSYFPITVSRRPTNETTRTTNLTKTSLRDKPSTPTRSPEPVSTPRTPDSLPTPSIAPTTSPSAAPPIHFTESVLSYRSSATAMSRKRSVPKAPASSNGSSKNDHREHVFTPLADSNQVSKTLEVPGVGRASHLCTGDIWVMYNDRSQILMQSATTTVLYSHPSGRRERFGQSARLPEYVKAKLSDLPSIVEMLVQAARESPANSGSR; encoded by the exons ATGAGGTTACCATTTCTAAAGGATGTAAAAAACTTGCTTGAGTTTACATTTAGTAGAA GTAACTTGGTGTCTATCTTATTCTTCATCTACACAATGCCTCATAAAGTAGCAAAGAAGCTATACAACTCTCATAGTGATCAAATGCCCCCTTATGGAAGCACAATTGCTGAGTATGAAGTTCTTAACCTAATTGGACGTGGCGCTTTTGCTTGCGTATACCGCGCAAAGTGCAGACAGTCAAACCGTGGTGTAGCGATCAAAATGATCGATAAACGGAGCATGAGGAAGTCCGGGATGGTTTCTCGTGTCCGGAGCGAGGTTGAAATTCATGCCCAGCTCAAGCATCCTTCAATACTGGAGCTGCATCACTGTTTTGAAGATGCTGATCATGTTTATCTCATCTTGGAGCTTTGCATGAAAGGAGAACTGAACcgatttttaaaaagtcaagGAAATTCATTGTGTGAACAACAAG TGCGTGAATTCATGGTGCAAATAGTAGAAGGAATGTTGTATCTACATGCACATGGAATTCTTCATCGTGACATAACCCTTGCCAATATGCTGCTTGATGATAATTGCCACATTAAAATAGCTGATTTTGGGCTCGCAACTCGCCTTGCTCTACCTACAGATAAACACTTCACCATGTGTGGTACCCCAAACTTCATATCTCC aGAGATAGCAACTCGAAGCGCGCATGGTTTAGAATCTGATGTATGGTCACTGGGCTGCATGTTTTACACGTTTTTGGTGGGCGTGCCTCCATTTGAC ACTGACGCAGTTAAAAGCACACTGAACCGCGTTGTGCTTGGTAACTTCACAATACCTGAGAATATTTCACAACAAGCCAGTGACCTCATCACTAAAATGCTAAGGAAGGATCCTCAAGATCGTATCTCGCTCTCTGCTGTGCTGGACCACCCATTCATG AAACCAGACACGCTAAAAGGTCGTGAGGCGTCAGTAGACAGTGGACATGCGACAATGACAACCAATTCAACGAACAACTACAGTAGGCAAGGCACCCTACACCACCAACAACCAAGCTTTACTGAGTCGAGAAGGCAGCCGCCAAGAACGAGACCAATCGTGGCTTTACCGCCGCAGAAATTGGAACCTGTTCTGGACATAGGTTCGACCTATGAGGAGTCTTACGATGAACGACGACCGGCGGCGAAAAACGGCTTCGGCCGGCCCGAGAACACCGATACCCGGCGGCAGTGGGCGAGTCGGACCCGGGACATGCCGGGCAATCGACCTCCAATGTGGCGGCAACCGGAAGACCGCGGGGAAAACCCTCATGACGTGCGACATGTCCACGGCGACGGGTCTTGGGGTCAACGCACGGACTCGTTTACTAGCGGTACTCTGCCTTCCAAGCCACGCAGTCATTACAGTCAAGGTCGGCACGATCGTTATAAGTCTCGCAACTCAACCTTATCTATTGAAAGCAGTTCGACAGGCAGCGCTCGTCGTTACCCGCGCGAACCGCAGTCGAATGACGTCACCGGATACGACGACACGTTACAGGGGAAATTCCCTGACGCGTCGACCATGCGACCCGACGATCTGTTCTACCCTCCAGGGGGAAGCTTTCAGCCTTACCAAGCAAAATACGAACCAGGATGCTACAAATCGAACACAAGTAATTACTCAAGACCCCGCCACCCGCCATCACCACCTGTGCGGGATTACACGGCCGATGATTCGGAATATCACGATATACAACGGCAAGGAGATCCCGCGCATCGTAGCTTCAAACAGAACGACATAAACCGTTCGTCGTCAATGCAGAACGTTTCACAGACTGAAGATTCGCTGCTACGACCTAACGTAACCCGCGGTTCCCGTTCTGCGTCCTCTCGTCGATACAAAGACAGTTCTATCGCGAACAGCGACCCTGCGGAGTCTGATCGCACCTCAGCTCGTGACTACAACCATCACTCTTCCAGTCATGGCGCAGTCCGCGGCAGAACAGCCGACAGGATGCGCAAGCATGCCGATTACGCGCCACCAAAACCCGAGCGGTCGCAGTGTAATATTTCCAGCGAAAACAAGCACACTCAAAGCCACAATTGGTATAATGGAAAACAGACGCAAGAGCAACATAATAATAGAACTATTGACCGTACTCCAAATCAAGATAAGGggaatgacgtcacagagcaaTCACACACGCAACTCAAAGACGCACGAACCAAGTCAAGCTCG AACATGTACAGCAAACCTCCAAAGCCACACCACAGCGTTCATTCCCACACATCATCCAATACAAGACGAGCGGAAGCGAAATCTCGCGACCTTCCCAACATTAACTCATGCAGACTTCGCACAATTCGACAAAAAGCCAAAAATTCCATG GTCAGCATACTACAGAATGGTGAGGTGTGTCTGGAAATAGTGAACAGCAAAACAGGCAAAGATATTGTTACTGAAGTACTGTGCGTCTCAGACAACGGAAATTCAATAAAG ATATTTTCACCCACCACCAAAGAACAAAGTGGATATATATTATCCAAACAACCACCCATACCACCAGACTCAACCAATACATATGAGAAATCTACATTACCTGACAAATACCACAACAAGTACAAATATCTAGCAAG GTTTGTGCAATTGGTACGATCTAAAACACCCAAGGTAACTCTGTTTACAAAGCAAGCAAAGTGCATGTTAATGGAAAACGCACCGGAAGCCGACCTCGAAGCATGTTTTTATAACG GCGCTAAGGTCCAACAGAGCAAAGGCAAAACTATGATAATCGATCAGACCGGCAAGCTTATCACACTGGACAGCCAAGATTTGCGTAGATTACCACTCGACCAAAACTGTGAAGCAATTGCTAACCTCACCCCCGAGTACCAAGATATGCTGACTCATGCTCTGACATCACGACAGAAAGCTCTCGACATCGAGTCAGCAATTTCGGTGGTTGAGGAGAATTCGGGAAATGACTCGTCATATTTTCCTATAACTGTATCACG GCGACCAACCAATGAAACAACCCGCACCACAAACTTAACCAAAACCTCACTACGTGACAAACCATCCACTCCAACAAGAAGCCCCGAGCCTGTATCAACACCTCGAACCCCTGATAGTTTGCCGACACCATCAATAGCTCCCACCACGTCTCCAAGCGCAGCACCCCCTATTCATTTTACTGAGTCAGTTCTTTCATATCGTTCTAGTGCTACAGCCATGAGCAGGAAACGAAGCGTGCCAAAAGCACCAGCTTCCTCAAACGGGTCGTCTAAAAATGATCACAGAG aGCATGTTTTCACTCCACTGGCCGACTCTAACCAGGTATCCAAGACATTGGAAGTCCCAGGTGTTGGTCGTGCCTCACATTTATGCACCGGTGATATATGGGTTATGTACAATGATAGATCACAGATATTAATGCAGTCAGCTACAACTACTGTGCTCTACTCCCACCCTTCCGGCCGCAGAGAAAG GTTCGGCCAGTCTGCTAGGTTGCCGGAATACGTGAAAGCCAAATTATCTGACCTACCTTCTATTGTTGAAATGCTTGTACAGGCGGCTAGAGAAAGCCCCGCTAACAGTGGTTCAAGATAG
- the LOC100177586 gene encoding serine/threonine-protein kinase PLK4-like isoform X2 has protein sequence MPHKVAKKLYNSHSDQMPPYGSTIAEYEVLNLIGRGAFACVYRAKCRQSNRGVAIKMIDKRSMRKSGMVSRVRSEVEIHAQLKHPSILELHHCFEDADHVYLILELCMKGELNRFLKSQGNSLCEQQVREFMVQIVEGMLYLHAHGILHRDITLANMLLDDNCHIKIADFGLATRLALPTDKHFTMCGTPNFISPEIATRSAHGLESDVWSLGCMFYTFLVGVPPFDTDAVKSTLNRVVLGNFTIPENISQQASDLITKMLRKDPQDRISLSAVLDHPFMKPDTLKGREASVDSGHATMTTNSTNNYSRQGTLHHQQPSFTESRRQPPRTRPIVALPPQKLEPVLDIGSTYEESYDERRPAAKNGFGRPENTDTRRQWASRTRDMPGNRPPMWRQPEDRGENPHDVRHVHGDGSWGQRTDSFTSGTLPSKPRSHYSQGRHDRYKSRNSTLSIESSSTGSARRYPREPQSNDVTGYDDTLQGKFPDASTMRPDDLFYPPGGSFQPYQAKYEPGCYKSNTSNYSRPRHPPSPPVRDYTADDSEYHDIQRQGDPAHRSFKQNDINRSSSMQNVSQTEDSLLRPNVTRGSRSASSRRYKDSSIANSDPAESDRTSARDYNHHSSSHGAVRGRTADRMRKHADYAPPKPERSQCNISSENKHTQSHNWYNGKQTQEQHNNRTIDRTPNQDKGNDVTEQSHTQLKDARTKSSSNMYSKPPKPHHSVHSHTSSNTRRAEAKSRDLPNINSCRLRTIRQKAKNSMVSILQNGEVCLEIVNSKTGKDIVTEVLCVSDNGNSIKIFSPTTKEQSGYILSKQPPIPPDSTNTYEKSTLPDKYHNKYKYLARFVQLVRSKTPKVTLFTKQAKCMLMENAPEADLEACFYNGAKVQQSKGKTMIIDQTGKLITLDSQDLRRLPLDQNCEAIANLTPEYQDMLTHALTSRQKALDIESAISVVEENSGNDSSYFPITVSRRPTNETTRTTNLTKTSLRDKPSTPTRSPEPVSTPRTPDSLPTPSIAPTTSPSAAPPIHFTESVLSYRSSATAMSRKRSVPKAPASSNGSSKNDHREHVFTPLADSNQVSKTLEVPGVGRASHLCTGDIWVMYNDRSQILMQSATTTVLYSHPSGRRERFGQSARLPEYVKAKLSDLPSIVEMLVQAARESPANSGSR, from the exons ATGCCTCATAAAGTAGCAAAGAAGCTATACAACTCTCATAGTGATCAAATGCCCCCTTATGGAAGCACAATTGCTGAGTATGAAGTTCTTAACCTAATTGGACGTGGCGCTTTTGCTTGCGTATACCGCGCAAAGTGCAGACAGTCAAACCGTGGTGTAGCGATCAAAATGATCGATAAACGGAGCATGAGGAAGTCCGGGATGGTTTCTCGTGTCCGGAGCGAGGTTGAAATTCATGCCCAGCTCAAGCATCCTTCAATACTGGAGCTGCATCACTGTTTTGAAGATGCTGATCATGTTTATCTCATCTTGGAGCTTTGCATGAAAGGAGAACTGAACcgatttttaaaaagtcaagGAAATTCATTGTGTGAACAACAAG TGCGTGAATTCATGGTGCAAATAGTAGAAGGAATGTTGTATCTACATGCACATGGAATTCTTCATCGTGACATAACCCTTGCCAATATGCTGCTTGATGATAATTGCCACATTAAAATAGCTGATTTTGGGCTCGCAACTCGCCTTGCTCTACCTACAGATAAACACTTCACCATGTGTGGTACCCCAAACTTCATATCTCC aGAGATAGCAACTCGAAGCGCGCATGGTTTAGAATCTGATGTATGGTCACTGGGCTGCATGTTTTACACGTTTTTGGTGGGCGTGCCTCCATTTGAC ACTGACGCAGTTAAAAGCACACTGAACCGCGTTGTGCTTGGTAACTTCACAATACCTGAGAATATTTCACAACAAGCCAGTGACCTCATCACTAAAATGCTAAGGAAGGATCCTCAAGATCGTATCTCGCTCTCTGCTGTGCTGGACCACCCATTCATG AAACCAGACACGCTAAAAGGTCGTGAGGCGTCAGTAGACAGTGGACATGCGACAATGACAACCAATTCAACGAACAACTACAGTAGGCAAGGCACCCTACACCACCAACAACCAAGCTTTACTGAGTCGAGAAGGCAGCCGCCAAGAACGAGACCAATCGTGGCTTTACCGCCGCAGAAATTGGAACCTGTTCTGGACATAGGTTCGACCTATGAGGAGTCTTACGATGAACGACGACCGGCGGCGAAAAACGGCTTCGGCCGGCCCGAGAACACCGATACCCGGCGGCAGTGGGCGAGTCGGACCCGGGACATGCCGGGCAATCGACCTCCAATGTGGCGGCAACCGGAAGACCGCGGGGAAAACCCTCATGACGTGCGACATGTCCACGGCGACGGGTCTTGGGGTCAACGCACGGACTCGTTTACTAGCGGTACTCTGCCTTCCAAGCCACGCAGTCATTACAGTCAAGGTCGGCACGATCGTTATAAGTCTCGCAACTCAACCTTATCTATTGAAAGCAGTTCGACAGGCAGCGCTCGTCGTTACCCGCGCGAACCGCAGTCGAATGACGTCACCGGATACGACGACACGTTACAGGGGAAATTCCCTGACGCGTCGACCATGCGACCCGACGATCTGTTCTACCCTCCAGGGGGAAGCTTTCAGCCTTACCAAGCAAAATACGAACCAGGATGCTACAAATCGAACACAAGTAATTACTCAAGACCCCGCCACCCGCCATCACCACCTGTGCGGGATTACACGGCCGATGATTCGGAATATCACGATATACAACGGCAAGGAGATCCCGCGCATCGTAGCTTCAAACAGAACGACATAAACCGTTCGTCGTCAATGCAGAACGTTTCACAGACTGAAGATTCGCTGCTACGACCTAACGTAACCCGCGGTTCCCGTTCTGCGTCCTCTCGTCGATACAAAGACAGTTCTATCGCGAACAGCGACCCTGCGGAGTCTGATCGCACCTCAGCTCGTGACTACAACCATCACTCTTCCAGTCATGGCGCAGTCCGCGGCAGAACAGCCGACAGGATGCGCAAGCATGCCGATTACGCGCCACCAAAACCCGAGCGGTCGCAGTGTAATATTTCCAGCGAAAACAAGCACACTCAAAGCCACAATTGGTATAATGGAAAACAGACGCAAGAGCAACATAATAATAGAACTATTGACCGTACTCCAAATCAAGATAAGGggaatgacgtcacagagcaaTCACACACGCAACTCAAAGACGCACGAACCAAGTCAAGCTCG AACATGTACAGCAAACCTCCAAAGCCACACCACAGCGTTCATTCCCACACATCATCCAATACAAGACGAGCGGAAGCGAAATCTCGCGACCTTCCCAACATTAACTCATGCAGACTTCGCACAATTCGACAAAAAGCCAAAAATTCCATG GTCAGCATACTACAGAATGGTGAGGTGTGTCTGGAAATAGTGAACAGCAAAACAGGCAAAGATATTGTTACTGAAGTACTGTGCGTCTCAGACAACGGAAATTCAATAAAG ATATTTTCACCCACCACCAAAGAACAAAGTGGATATATATTATCCAAACAACCACCCATACCACCAGACTCAACCAATACATATGAGAAATCTACATTACCTGACAAATACCACAACAAGTACAAATATCTAGCAAG GTTTGTGCAATTGGTACGATCTAAAACACCCAAGGTAACTCTGTTTACAAAGCAAGCAAAGTGCATGTTAATGGAAAACGCACCGGAAGCCGACCTCGAAGCATGTTTTTATAACG GCGCTAAGGTCCAACAGAGCAAAGGCAAAACTATGATAATCGATCAGACCGGCAAGCTTATCACACTGGACAGCCAAGATTTGCGTAGATTACCACTCGACCAAAACTGTGAAGCAATTGCTAACCTCACCCCCGAGTACCAAGATATGCTGACTCATGCTCTGACATCACGACAGAAAGCTCTCGACATCGAGTCAGCAATTTCGGTGGTTGAGGAGAATTCGGGAAATGACTCGTCATATTTTCCTATAACTGTATCACG GCGACCAACCAATGAAACAACCCGCACCACAAACTTAACCAAAACCTCACTACGTGACAAACCATCCACTCCAACAAGAAGCCCCGAGCCTGTATCAACACCTCGAACCCCTGATAGTTTGCCGACACCATCAATAGCTCCCACCACGTCTCCAAGCGCAGCACCCCCTATTCATTTTACTGAGTCAGTTCTTTCATATCGTTCTAGTGCTACAGCCATGAGCAGGAAACGAAGCGTGCCAAAAGCACCAGCTTCCTCAAACGGGTCGTCTAAAAATGATCACAGAG aGCATGTTTTCACTCCACTGGCCGACTCTAACCAGGTATCCAAGACATTGGAAGTCCCAGGTGTTGGTCGTGCCTCACATTTATGCACCGGTGATATATGGGTTATGTACAATGATAGATCACAGATATTAATGCAGTCAGCTACAACTACTGTGCTCTACTCCCACCCTTCCGGCCGCAGAGAAAG GTTCGGCCAGTCTGCTAGGTTGCCGGAATACGTGAAAGCCAAATTATCTGACCTACCTTCTATTGTTGAAATGCTTGTACAGGCGGCTAGAGAAAGCCCCGCTAACAGTGGTTCAAGATAG
- the LOC100184593 gene encoding sorbitol dehydrogenase: MSVQENLSAVLYRKREEYPQCDIVLENRSIVEPKENEVLLQMHSVGICGSDVSYWVKGRIGDFIVNDPMVIGHEAAGRVVRCGKNVTHLKPGDRVAIEPGYPLHNDDFFKKGRYNLSEVFFCATPPDDGNLSRFYTHNADFCYKLPDNVSYEEGALIEPLSVGIHACRRAEITLGHNVFICGAGPIGLVSLLVAKAMGASKIVISDLFPKRLEMAKQLGADEVIKVNIGDDAKTVASKVECLLGAMPDRTIECTGAESAIQTGIYATKSGGCLLLVGLGPAMVNVPIVNAAVREVDIRGVFRYCNTYPTAIQMLASRQVDVTPLVTHRFKLEEVQKAFEVTRAGEGIKVMLKCDPNDQGI, encoded by the coding sequence ATGTCTGTTCAGGAAAACTTGAGCGCTGTCCTTTATAGAAAGCGCGAGGAATACCCTCAATGTGATATTGTCTTGGAAAATCGAAGCATTGTTGAGCCAAAAGAAAATGAAGTACTGCTTCAAATGCATTCTGTTGGCATTTGTGGGTCAGATGTTTCTTACTGGGTGAAAGGACGGATAGGTGACTTTATTGTGAATGACCCGATGGTAATTGGCCATGAGGCTGCAGGCAGGGTCGTTAGGTGTGGAAAAAATGTCACTCATCTTAAACCTGGAGATAGGGTGGCCATTGAGCCAGGGTACCCTCTTCATAATGATGACTTTTTCAAGAAAGGTCGGTACAACTTAAGTGAAGTTTTCTTCTGTGCCACCCCGCCAGATGATGGTAACTTGTCGCGGTTTTACACCCACAATGCTGATTTCTGCTACAAACTCCCTGATAATGTGTCATATGAAGAAGGTGCTCTAATAGAACCACTTTCAGTTGGCATTCATGCGTGTCGACGGGCAGAGATCACTCTTGGTCATAATGTGTTTATTTGTGGAGCTGGTCCAATTGGCCTTGTGTCTCTCCTGGTTGCCAAGGCCATGGGAGCATCAAAAATCGTAATATCCGATTTATTTCCAAAGCGTTTGGAAATGGCTAAACAACTAGGTGCAGATGAAGTGATTAAAGTGAATATCGGCGATGACGCTAAAACGGTCGCGTCTAAAGTAGAGTGTTTACTCGGAGCTATGCCAGACCGTACAATAGAGTGCACAGGGGCGGAATCGGCGATCCAGACCGGAATCTACGCAACTAAGTCTGGCGGCTGCTTGTTGCTTGTGGGCTTAGGTCCAGCGATGGTAAATGTGCCAATTGTGAACGCGGCGGTTCGTGAAGTCGACATACGCGGCGTGTTTAGATATTGCAATACGTACCCGACAGCAATTCAAATGCTGGCTTCACGCCAAGTCGACGTAACGCCGCTTGTCACACATCGATTTAAGTTGGAAGAAGTACAAAAAGCGTTTGAGGTGACAAGAGCTGGTGAGGGGATAAAAGTCATGTTAAAGTGTGACCCCAATGACCAAGGCATATAA